In a single window of the Myxococcus stipitatus genome:
- a CDS encoding Do family serine endopeptidase has protein sequence MACSLPSRRFLGALALLPAATLGVGCGKALGISDAHAASSVPESTVAAAASTPSGMPVQQARFNPVTSGAVTSLAPLVDSVKGAVVYVEVKARPRRVAAIQGLPPGWAERFGMMPQGEAPARQGLGSGFIIDPAGTVLTNNHVVDDADTVRVKLGDGRSFDAEVLGRDPLTDVALLKLKGAPSDLPSVKLGDSDAVRVGDPVMAIGNPFGLDFSVSAGILSARARDIHAGPYDDFLQTDAAINPGNSGGPLFNMQGEVVGMNTAIIGGASGIGFAVPSNLVRALLSQLQETGVVRRGWLGLAAQDLTPELARALKTNTAKGAVVAGVNPGSPAARAGLKEEDIITSVAGRAVESAGSLTRSVALLKPDSKVKVEVVRAGKPQTLEVTLGTRPAQRGEEELAPRNSAAPVARKLGISLRDAEGGGAQVMAVEPGSPAERAGLVPGMVVVQVDDAKVSSASEAANAFTSAKSGAALLLRVRAPDSDATVLRALEVP, from the coding sequence ATGGCCTGCTCGCTCCCCTCTCGACGTTTCCTGGGTGCCCTGGCGCTGCTGCCCGCCGCCACGCTGGGCGTTGGCTGCGGCAAGGCCCTGGGCATCTCCGACGCCCACGCGGCCTCCTCCGTGCCTGAATCCACCGTGGCGGCCGCCGCGAGCACGCCCTCCGGCATGCCCGTGCAGCAGGCGCGCTTCAACCCCGTCACCTCCGGCGCCGTCACCTCGCTGGCGCCGCTGGTCGACTCCGTGAAGGGCGCGGTCGTCTATGTGGAGGTGAAGGCGCGGCCGCGCCGCGTCGCCGCCATCCAGGGGCTGCCGCCCGGGTGGGCCGAACGCTTCGGCATGATGCCGCAAGGCGAGGCGCCGGCGCGCCAGGGGCTGGGCTCCGGCTTCATCATCGACCCGGCGGGCACGGTGCTCACCAACAACCACGTGGTGGATGACGCGGACACGGTGCGCGTGAAGCTGGGCGACGGGCGCTCCTTCGACGCGGAGGTGCTGGGCCGCGACCCGCTCACGGACGTGGCGCTGCTCAAGCTCAAGGGCGCGCCGTCCGACCTGCCGTCGGTGAAGCTGGGCGACTCGGACGCGGTGCGCGTGGGCGACCCGGTGATGGCCATCGGCAATCCGTTCGGGCTCGACTTCAGCGTCAGCGCCGGCATCCTCTCCGCCCGCGCGCGGGACATCCACGCCGGCCCCTACGACGACTTCCTCCAGACGGACGCGGCCATCAACCCCGGCAACTCCGGCGGGCCGCTGTTCAACATGCAGGGCGAGGTGGTGGGCATGAACACCGCCATCATCGGCGGCGCCAGCGGCATCGGCTTCGCGGTGCCCAGCAACCTGGTGAGGGCGCTGTTGTCGCAGCTGCAGGAGACGGGCGTGGTGCGCCGGGGCTGGCTGGGCCTGGCCGCCCAGGACCTCACGCCGGAGCTGGCGCGGGCGCTCAAGACGAACACGGCCAAGGGCGCGGTGGTGGCGGGCGTCAACCCCGGCAGCCCCGCGGCCCGGGCCGGCCTGAAGGAGGAGGACATCATCACCTCCGTGGCGGGGCGCGCCGTGGAGTCCGCCGGCTCGCTCACGCGCAGCGTGGCGCTGCTCAAGCCCGACTCGAAGGTGAAGGTGGAGGTGGTGCGCGCCGGCAAGCCCCAGACGCTGGAGGTGACGCTGGGCACGCGTCCGGCGCAGCGGGGCGAGGAGGAGCTCGCGCCGCGCAACTCGGCCGCGCCGGTGGCGCGCAAGCTGGGCATCAGCCTGCGTGACGCCGAGGGCGGCGGCGCGCAGGTGATGGCGGTGGAGCCCGGCAGCCCCGCCGAGCGCGCCGGCCTGGTGCCCGGCATGGTGGTGGTGCAGGTGGATGACGCCAAGGTGTCGAGCGCGTCCGAGGCCGCCAACGCCTTCACCTCCGCGAAGTCCGGGGCCGCGCTGCTGCTCCGCGTGCGCGCGCCGGATTCGGACGCGACGGTGCTGCGCGCGCTCGAGGTCCCGTAG
- a CDS encoding OPT/YSL family transporter has translation MSDPVGSSWPMTSTVPGATEAPLVLVPARSPEPLAAQSLELTARALGMGLVVGALLAVTNVYMGLKLGWWESGSVTAAVLGFGGLAAVARRRGSPYTVLENNLTQTAAVSVGAMPAAAGLLGALPALTLLGMQVPGVGVAVWSVALGGLGVLAAHLLRRRLLVDEALAFPTGITTAELITTLHAAGAEERSGRGWWLSGAALVSAGLTLLRDVLRKLPGLVEAPGALGGVSAASLTWGVAWSPMLVAVGMMSGLRLGVSMLLGAAVAWGVLAPWLTGAGVVKGAGYEAWLEWLTWPGVGLLVGSALVSLLAQARDFLGAARDLGSLRGGEGVPRWALWGGAGAGVVALGLGVELFGMSVAQGLLALVLLLPLCAVCARGAGQVDVSPVTQVGQLAQVTSGVLLPGAVAPNVASGGLVSGAAAQTGVSMWSLKTGHLLGASSTRMLVAQLVGVLAGSLVSVPAYLLLTRAYGLGSQALPAPFSHQFRAVAELAVRGVDGLPPHAALAGGVAVLVGAALALAERGRAERWLPSPVAMGIGFILPAYFAVTLCLGAGGAALARWATPEATERAVPMWAALGGTSRLLRALVALGLGFILPTGVVVTLCLGVVVAAVARGRDPQATERNIPALAAGAIAAESLGGVLLGALKLLGVMPG, from the coding sequence ATGAGCGACCCCGTGGGAAGCTCATGGCCCATGACCTCCACCGTCCCCGGGGCCACGGAGGCCCCCCTCGTCCTGGTGCCCGCGCGGTCCCCCGAGCCGCTCGCGGCGCAATCGCTGGAGCTGACGGCGCGCGCGCTGGGGATGGGGCTCGTCGTCGGCGCGCTGCTGGCCGTCACCAACGTGTACATGGGGTTGAAGCTCGGCTGGTGGGAGAGCGGCTCCGTCACGGCGGCGGTGCTGGGCTTCGGGGGGCTTGCGGCGGTGGCCCGTCGCCGAGGCTCGCCCTACACGGTGCTGGAGAACAACCTCACGCAGACGGCGGCGGTGTCGGTGGGCGCGATGCCGGCGGCGGCGGGTCTGTTGGGCGCGCTGCCCGCGCTGACGCTGCTGGGGATGCAGGTGCCGGGCGTGGGCGTGGCGGTGTGGAGCGTGGCGCTGGGGGGGCTCGGCGTGCTGGCCGCGCACCTGCTGCGTCGGCGGCTCCTGGTGGACGAGGCGCTGGCGTTCCCCACGGGCATCACCACGGCGGAGCTCATCACGACCCTGCACGCGGCGGGCGCCGAGGAGCGCTCGGGCCGTGGCTGGTGGCTGTCGGGCGCGGCGCTCGTGTCCGCGGGGCTCACGCTGCTGCGGGACGTGCTCAGGAAGCTGCCCGGGCTGGTGGAGGCGCCGGGGGCGCTGGGCGGGGTGTCCGCCGCGTCGCTGACGTGGGGCGTGGCGTGGAGCCCCATGCTGGTGGCGGTGGGGATGATGTCCGGCCTGCGGCTGGGCGTGAGCATGCTGCTGGGCGCGGCGGTGGCGTGGGGCGTGCTCGCGCCGTGGCTGACGGGCGCGGGCGTGGTGAAGGGCGCGGGCTACGAGGCGTGGCTGGAGTGGCTGACGTGGCCGGGCGTGGGGCTGCTGGTGGGCTCCGCGCTGGTGTCGCTGCTGGCGCAGGCGCGGGACTTCCTGGGCGCGGCCAGGGACCTGGGCTCGCTGCGCGGTGGCGAGGGCGTGCCCCGCTGGGCGCTTTGGGGGGGCGCGGGGGCGGGCGTGGTGGCGCTGGGGCTGGGCGTGGAGTTGTTCGGGATGAGCGTGGCGCAGGGGCTGCTGGCGCTCGTGCTGCTCTTGCCCCTGTGCGCGGTGTGCGCGCGGGGGGCGGGGCAGGTGGACGTCTCGCCGGTGACGCAGGTGGGTCAGCTGGCGCAGGTGACGTCCGGGGTGCTGCTCCCCGGCGCGGTGGCGCCGAACGTGGCGAGCGGGGGCCTGGTGTCCGGCGCGGCGGCGCAGACGGGCGTGAGCATGTGGTCGCTCAAGACGGGGCACCTCTTGGGCGCGTCGTCGACGCGGATGCTGGTCGCGCAGCTGGTGGGGGTGCTGGCGGGCTCGCTGGTGAGCGTGCCGGCGTACCTGCTGCTCACGCGGGCATATGGCCTGGGCTCGCAGGCGCTGCCCGCGCCGTTCTCGCACCAGTTCCGCGCGGTGGCGGAGCTGGCGGTGCGCGGTGTGGACGGGCTGCCGCCGCACGCGGCGCTGGCCGGGGGCGTGGCGGTGCTGGTGGGCGCGGCGCTGGCGCTGGCGGAGCGGGGCCGGGCGGAGCGGTGGTTGCCTTCTCCGGTGGCGATGGGCATCGGCTTCATCCTGCCGGCGTACTTCGCGGTGACGCTGTGCCTGGGCGCGGGGGGGGCGGCGCTGGCACGATGGGCGACGCCGGAGGCGACGGAGCGCGCTGTCCCCATGTGGGCGGCGCTGGGCGGGACGTCGCGGTTGCTGCGCGCGCTCGTGGCGCTGGGCCTCGGCTTCATCCTGCCGACGGGCGTCGTGGTGACGCTGTGCCTGGGAGTGGTGGTGGCGGCGGTGGCGCGAGGGCGCGACCCGCAGGCGACGGAGCGCAATATCCCCGCGCTGGCGGCCGGCGCCATCGCCGCCGAGTCGCTGGGCGGTGTCCTCCTGGGCGCGCTCAAGCTCCTGGGCGTCATGCCCGGGTGA
- a CDS encoding serine/threonine-protein kinase: MAVDSESTFRIQARTDHLPGAERARAEAARQERGPGTLAGEYLLKALLASGGHGSVYEAEHRILGRRAAVKVLHPHLADQGEMLKRFVREARVVNQIRHPNIVDVYDFGLMPDGSPYYVMELLTGRTLGQVVQERGRLSASRARAYLEPICGALEAAHRAGVVHRDLKASNIIVVEEGEKPRVKLLDFGIAKLLHAEPSQEGLTLAGQRLGTAHAMAPEQFRGGPIGPATDIYALGVLLHQLLTGRYPFLCEDRMELERLHLEAPAPRPSAIAPVSPAVDVVVLRCLEKDAARRYGSVAAFLAALSDAAEEPVQPTSHTRLALAVHAEVQLPSTAQDDDAMYAALADVMDGLEQGLRGAGFLLALQSGTTLLAVRPLEDGAPTPERTQYLREAERFLRLLQQTAEKLAEPARAHVQMCIHLGPAETRGDSSESEVVGGPVTDVAAWRLRAPGGFALTPAATLALEFPEPA, from the coding sequence ATGGCCGTGGACTCCGAGAGCACGTTCCGCATCCAGGCACGCACGGACCACCTGCCGGGGGCCGAGCGCGCGCGCGCCGAGGCGGCGCGGCAGGAGCGCGGCCCCGGGACCCTCGCGGGTGAGTACCTCCTCAAGGCGCTGCTGGCCTCCGGGGGCCACGGCAGCGTGTACGAGGCGGAGCACCGCATCCTCGGGCGCCGCGCGGCGGTGAAGGTGCTCCACCCGCACCTGGCGGATCAGGGCGAGATGCTCAAGCGCTTCGTGCGCGAGGCGCGCGTGGTGAACCAGATTCGCCACCCCAACATCGTCGACGTCTACGACTTCGGGCTGATGCCGGACGGCAGTCCCTACTACGTCATGGAGCTGCTCACGGGGCGCACGCTCGGCCAGGTGGTGCAGGAGCGGGGGCGGCTGTCGGCCTCGCGGGCGCGGGCGTACCTGGAGCCCATCTGCGGCGCGCTGGAGGCGGCGCACCGCGCGGGCGTGGTCCACCGGGACCTGAAGGCCAGCAACATCATCGTCGTGGAGGAGGGCGAGAAGCCGCGGGTGAAGCTGCTCGACTTCGGCATCGCCAAGCTGCTGCACGCGGAGCCCTCGCAAGAGGGCCTCACGCTCGCCGGCCAGCGGCTGGGCACCGCGCACGCCATGGCCCCCGAGCAGTTCCGCGGCGGCCCCATTGGCCCGGCCACGGACATCTACGCGCTGGGGGTGTTGCTGCACCAGCTGCTCACCGGCCGCTACCCGTTCCTCTGCGAGGACCGGATGGAGCTGGAGCGGCTGCACCTGGAGGCGCCCGCGCCCAGGCCCAGCGCCATCGCGCCCGTGTCCCCCGCGGTGGACGTGGTGGTGCTGCGCTGCCTGGAGAAGGACGCGGCCCGGCGCTACGGCAGCGTGGCGGCCTTCCTCGCCGCCTTGTCCGACGCGGCCGAGGAGCCCGTGCAGCCCACCAGCCACACGCGCCTGGCGCTCGCCGTCCACGCGGAGGTGCAGCTGCCCTCCACCGCCCAGGACGACGACGCGATGTACGCCGCGCTGGCGGATGTCATGGACGGCCTCGAACAGGGCCTGCGCGGCGCGGGCTTCCTGCTGGCCCTCCAGTCCGGCACCACGCTGCTGGCCGTGCGTCCACTGGAGGACGGCGCGCCCACGCCCGAGCGCACCCAGTACCTGCGCGAGGCGGAGCGCTTCCTGAGGCTGTTGCAGCAGACCGCTGAGAAGCTCGCCGAGCCCGCGCGCGCCCACGTCCAGATGTGCATCCACCTGGGACCGGCGGAGACCCGCGGCGACTCCAGCGAATCCGAGGTCGTGGGCGGCCCGGTGACGGACGTGGCCGCCTGGCGCCTGCGCGCGCCCGGAGGCTTCGCCCTCACCCCCGCCGCGACGCTGGCCCTGGAGTTCCCGGAGCCCGCGTAG
- a CDS encoding PAS domain S-box protein: protein MTTLDDLTTCAGLALAPPSSTGACLILISTTTPAAIGKAFRLDQGEHIIGRGTEATVRIDDHGVSRKHARIFRSPDGACQVTDLESTNGTLLNGTPVSTAELQEGDRLQIGTVTVFRFSKREVLEPREEQLRQALSAARVGIWDWTASNGRVTWSEQVDRLLGLPVGKLSGRAMDLEEVVHPADLPRVREALATALERKTQVDVEYRIEPPGSGWRWISCKGDVLCDVSGTPARVTGTVMDITARKQAEQELHRQALIFESIYDGVVIMDLNGGIIDWNASAERMFGRNKSEALGQTLFSVLHPGEADRLTGMVLAGLEKQGRWTGELEFKRRDGTTCWCESVVVPLRDSEGRAIANIMVHRDTSERKQLQAHLVVADRLASVGTLGAGVAHEINNPLAYMLVNLHLVREGLEKLESQVPAAAIASLQQLVRETTEGAERIATIVRDLKVFARGEQEVRLMPVDVRRAVELACKMADNVIRHRARLVTEFEPVAPVEASESRLCQVFLNLLLNAAQAIPEDRAPEHEHEIRVVIRSGERGRVLVEVKDTGVGMTPEVMDRIFDPFFTTKPVGVGTGLGLSICHGIIESMGGSIHVESEVGQGSTFRVVLRAATRELEVVPRMPAAVPVSARARILVVDDEPNVTLALQRSLAADHEVATANSAQAALRLLNDGVRFDLILCDVMMPGMTGMDLYHELGRTAPEQAGRMVFMTGGAFTPRTVSFLREVPNLKISKPLDLTQLRELVGRSAEAAR, encoded by the coding sequence ATGACGACACTGGACGACCTCACGACATGCGCGGGCCTGGCGTTGGCCCCGCCCTCCTCGACGGGTGCGTGTCTCATACTCATCAGCACCACGACGCCGGCGGCCATCGGCAAGGCGTTCCGCCTGGACCAGGGCGAGCACATCATCGGTCGCGGCACGGAGGCCACCGTGCGCATCGACGACCACGGCGTCTCCCGCAAGCACGCCCGCATCTTCCGCTCGCCCGACGGCGCCTGTCAGGTGACGGACCTGGAGTCCACCAACGGCACGCTGCTCAACGGCACCCCGGTCTCCACGGCGGAGCTCCAGGAGGGGGACCGGCTGCAGATCGGCACCGTCACGGTGTTCCGCTTCTCCAAGCGCGAGGTGCTCGAGCCGCGCGAGGAGCAGCTGCGCCAGGCGCTGTCCGCGGCGCGCGTGGGCATCTGGGACTGGACCGCGTCCAACGGCCGGGTGACGTGGAGCGAACAGGTGGACCGGCTCCTGGGGCTGCCCGTGGGCAAGCTGTCCGGCCGCGCCATGGACCTGGAGGAGGTGGTGCACCCGGCGGACCTGCCGCGCGTGCGCGAGGCGTTGGCCACGGCGCTGGAGCGCAAGACGCAGGTGGACGTGGAGTACCGCATCGAACCGCCCGGCAGCGGGTGGCGGTGGATTTCGTGCAAGGGCGACGTGCTCTGCGACGTGTCGGGCACGCCCGCGCGCGTGACGGGCACGGTGATGGACATCACCGCGCGCAAGCAGGCCGAACAGGAGCTGCACCGCCAGGCGCTCATCTTCGAGAGCATCTACGACGGCGTGGTCATCATGGACCTGAACGGCGGCATCATCGACTGGAACGCCAGCGCGGAGCGCATGTTCGGCCGCAACAAGTCGGAGGCGCTGGGCCAGACGCTCTTCAGCGTGCTGCACCCGGGCGAGGCGGACCGGCTCACCGGCATGGTGCTGGCGGGGCTGGAGAAGCAGGGGCGGTGGACGGGGGAGCTGGAGTTCAAGCGCCGCGACGGCACCACCTGCTGGTGCGAGTCCGTGGTCGTCCCGCTGCGCGACAGCGAGGGGCGCGCCATCGCCAACATCATGGTCCACCGCGACACGTCCGAGCGCAAGCAGCTCCAGGCGCACCTGGTGGTCGCGGACCGGCTGGCGTCCGTGGGCACGCTGGGCGCGGGCGTGGCGCACGAAATCAACAACCCGCTGGCGTACATGCTCGTCAACCTGCACCTGGTGCGCGAGGGGCTGGAGAAGCTGGAGAGCCAGGTGCCCGCGGCGGCCATCGCCTCGCTCCAGCAGCTGGTGCGCGAGACGACGGAGGGGGCCGAGCGCATCGCCACCATCGTCCGCGACCTGAAGGTCTTCGCGCGCGGCGAGCAGGAGGTGCGGCTGATGCCGGTGGACGTGCGCCGCGCGGTGGAGCTGGCGTGCAAGATGGCGGACAACGTCATCCGTCACCGCGCGCGGCTGGTGACGGAGTTCGAGCCGGTGGCGCCGGTGGAGGCCAGCGAGTCGCGGCTGTGCCAGGTGTTCCTCAACCTGCTGCTCAACGCGGCGCAGGCGATTCCGGAGGACCGCGCGCCGGAGCACGAGCACGAGATTCGCGTCGTCATCCGTTCGGGTGAGCGGGGGCGGGTGCTGGTGGAGGTGAAGGACACGGGCGTGGGGATGACGCCGGAGGTGATGGACCGCATCTTCGACCCGTTCTTCACCACCAAGCCGGTGGGCGTGGGCACGGGGCTGGGGCTGTCCATCTGCCACGGCATCATCGAATCCATGGGCGGCTCCATCCACGTGGAGAGCGAGGTGGGCCAGGGCAGCACGTTCCGCGTGGTGCTGCGCGCCGCCACGCGCGAGCTGGAGGTGGTGCCGCGGATGCCCGCGGCGGTGCCGGTGAGCGCCCGGGCGCGCATCCTCGTGGTGGACGACGAGCCGAACGTGACGCTGGCGCTGCAGCGCTCGCTGGCGGCGGACCACGAGGTGGCCACGGCCAACAGCGCGCAGGCGGCGCTGCGGCTGCTCAACGACGGCGTGCGCTTCGACCTCATCCTCTGCGACGTGATGATGCCGGGGATGACGGGCATGGACCTGTACCACGAGCTGGGCCGCACCGCGCCGGAGCAGGCGGGGCGGATGGTGTTCATGACGGGCGGGGCCTTCACCCCGCGCACCGTGTCGTTCCTGCGCGAGGTGCCCAACCTGAAGATTTCCAAGCCCCTGGACCTCACCCAGCTGCGCGAGCTGGTGGGGCGCTCGGCGGAGGCGGCGCGATGA
- a CDS encoding serine/threonine-protein kinase PknK: protein MPRCQTCGRRWEGSHAPCPSNTPAEGAGRAMPVEPPPPPIPGYQVEGLLARGGFGVLLHARREADAQRVAIKLPRTGHPLARAQLVRESEALRLLGPPTVPALYEVGVLPGGTRFIAMEHVGLPTLAEKLAQTANTLPLNEVADLALSVADAVARVHACGLAHCDLKPEHLFLDPDSKQVRVFDFGLVRGTATVEGHALFEEASTTSDTNGFAGTAEYMAPEQCAGNADVDARTDVYALGVLLYEMLTGRPPFFGNTPDVLQAHLALRPPPPSDFAPVPPALEEVVLRCLAKERARRPEHAGALALALREALTHAARPTEPSPPRPAAPGEPRPAQVRRSVAILFLTSRANPVSVQKGLASYGGHMAFTDGPRIAAVFDPDVGENPVRRAMRAGEGLAERGLATGALVDVSAVTVQRRPTGTPRYLGAILSRADRYPSGPDTQGVLLLSPAAAEAVPEVPCADVPGQPGLLRPASPGFAPRPDITVLQLGSEVLVGRELEMSYLLESARAAVGEAAPTLVTVMGERGLGKSHLSAALLRELQAMLPGARVYGTRSREPVQGDPDGTLRTLLRCALNGFESDQTDTEEQGRAAIMKRLGPTLGTELWPGVAATLGWYAPGGPELQSWAAAPGALRSLAMRATGELLSATARDRPLCLVIDDAHFAEETALDALEYASLAEASVPLWVCVLARPGFERSRPMWGARAARQDTVSLRPLAGEQAQELCRLLLKPVENVPAQAVERIVERAQHVPLYMVELVRGLKRQGLVRQRAPGGSWYLVTDGLEKVPELRLVEWLADRELGALPASLAAHARLCALLGTDFTAATAEGVVRELERDGAAGGFPLDAGHATRRLLDSGLLVSHRQEGLSFRNELLREAVAATLPAAERLRIHHAAYRYFLGPAGASERQRLPRLALHAAAANLREEAAALSIDLAESARGRHAFLDAEAMYTRALELLEPTDELRCLTALRGRGLMRIRIGRYDDSLADFADARERAARMGDTRTRVEVLLDEAMALDWVNDYPRSEARALEAQALASQVDSPYVQVRLLLALGRALFRKGDWQEARAPLEAAAERARRLGDAGYETQVVAQLLLAVILPNLGDIDETARVLAEVVEACTDRGDLFHLGSAINNRRNLWVARKDLASALKDQERFMHLGRELGMVGWEYFAEHNLGELHYQAGDVDAAAPHIARAIALERRHPEVAPRPWALLLQARTMAWTGRQTRARELLAQVRQVLAEGRTGAELSPSEEVLFAMVELATRDSSEEAWEALRERSAQVSVEQEPLEVLEMMGLAALRRGDRDTARRVLEETLARAALLPNLMEGRIRRSLARAWDTTPTA from the coding sequence GTGCCGCGCTGCCAGACATGTGGGCGGCGCTGGGAAGGCTCCCACGCGCCGTGCCCATCGAACACACCCGCCGAAGGCGCGGGCCGGGCGATGCCCGTCGAGCCGCCCCCTCCGCCCATCCCGGGCTACCAGGTGGAGGGGCTCCTGGCGCGAGGCGGGTTCGGGGTGCTGCTGCACGCGCGCCGCGAGGCGGACGCCCAGCGGGTGGCCATCAAGCTACCCCGCACCGGACATCCCCTGGCCCGCGCGCAGCTCGTCCGCGAGTCGGAGGCGCTGCGCCTGCTGGGGCCGCCCACGGTGCCGGCGCTGTACGAGGTGGGCGTCCTGCCGGGGGGCACGCGCTTCATCGCCATGGAGCACGTGGGCCTGCCCACCCTGGCGGAGAAGCTGGCCCAGACGGCCAACACCCTGCCGCTGAACGAGGTGGCGGACCTGGCGCTGAGCGTGGCGGACGCGGTGGCGCGCGTCCACGCGTGCGGCCTGGCCCACTGTGACTTGAAGCCGGAGCACCTGTTCCTGGACCCGGACAGCAAGCAGGTGCGCGTGTTCGACTTCGGGCTGGTGCGCGGCACGGCCACCGTGGAGGGGCACGCGCTGTTCGAGGAGGCCTCCACCACGAGCGACACCAACGGCTTCGCGGGCACCGCGGAGTACATGGCGCCGGAGCAGTGCGCCGGCAACGCGGACGTGGACGCGCGCACGGACGTGTACGCGCTGGGCGTGCTGCTCTACGAGATGCTCACCGGCCGGCCCCCGTTCTTCGGCAACACGCCGGACGTGCTCCAGGCGCACCTGGCGCTCAGGCCGCCCCCGCCGTCCGACTTCGCGCCGGTGCCGCCCGCGCTGGAGGAGGTGGTGCTGCGGTGCCTCGCCAAGGAGCGCGCGCGCCGTCCGGAGCACGCCGGGGCCCTGGCCCTGGCCCTGCGCGAGGCGCTCACCCACGCGGCCCGGCCCACCGAACCCAGCCCGCCCCGGCCCGCGGCGCCGGGCGAGCCGCGCCCCGCGCAGGTGCGCCGCTCGGTCGCCATCCTCTTCCTCACCTCGCGCGCCAACCCCGTCAGCGTACAGAAGGGGCTCGCCTCGTACGGCGGCCACATGGCCTTCACGGACGGGCCGCGCATCGCCGCGGTGTTCGACCCGGACGTGGGGGAGAACCCGGTGCGCCGCGCCATGCGCGCCGGAGAGGGGCTGGCCGAGCGCGGGCTGGCGACGGGCGCGCTGGTGGACGTGTCCGCCGTCACCGTGCAGCGCCGCCCCACCGGCACGCCCCGCTACCTGGGCGCCATCCTCTCCCGCGCGGACCGCTACCCCAGCGGGCCGGACACGCAAGGAGTGCTGCTCCTGTCGCCGGCCGCCGCGGAGGCCGTGCCGGAGGTGCCGTGCGCGGACGTCCCCGGGCAGCCGGGCCTGCTGCGCCCGGCGTCTCCCGGCTTCGCGCCCCGGCCGGACATCACCGTGCTCCAGCTGGGCAGCGAGGTGCTGGTGGGCCGGGAGCTGGAGATGTCGTATCTGCTGGAGAGCGCCCGGGCGGCGGTGGGCGAGGCGGCGCCCACGCTGGTCACCGTCATGGGCGAGCGGGGCCTGGGCAAGAGCCACCTGTCCGCCGCGCTGCTGCGCGAGCTGCAGGCGATGCTGCCGGGCGCGCGCGTGTACGGCACGCGCTCCCGGGAGCCGGTGCAGGGCGACCCGGACGGCACGCTGCGCACGCTGCTGCGCTGCGCGCTCAACGGCTTCGAGAGCGACCAAACGGACACCGAGGAGCAGGGCCGCGCGGCCATCATGAAGCGGCTGGGCCCCACGCTGGGCACGGAGCTGTGGCCCGGCGTGGCGGCGACGCTGGGCTGGTACGCGCCGGGCGGGCCGGAGCTGCAGAGCTGGGCGGCGGCGCCGGGCGCGCTGCGCTCGCTGGCCATGCGCGCCACGGGCGAGCTGCTGTCGGCCACCGCGCGGGACAGGCCGCTGTGCCTCGTCATCGACGACGCGCACTTCGCGGAGGAGACGGCGCTGGACGCGCTGGAGTACGCCAGCCTCGCGGAGGCCAGCGTGCCGCTGTGGGTGTGCGTGCTGGCGCGGCCCGGCTTCGAGCGCAGCCGGCCCATGTGGGGCGCGCGCGCGGCCCGGCAGGACACGGTGTCGCTGCGGCCTCTGGCCGGCGAGCAGGCGCAGGAGCTGTGCCGGCTGCTGCTCAAGCCGGTGGAGAACGTGCCGGCGCAGGCGGTGGAGCGCATCGTGGAGCGGGCGCAGCACGTGCCGCTCTACATGGTGGAGCTGGTGCGCGGGCTCAAGCGGCAGGGCCTGGTGCGCCAGCGCGCGCCGGGCGGCAGCTGGTACCTGGTCACGGACGGCCTGGAGAAGGTGCCCGAGCTGCGGCTGGTGGAGTGGCTGGCGGACCGCGAGCTGGGCGCGCTGCCCGCGTCGCTCGCCGCGCACGCGCGCCTGTGCGCCCTGCTGGGCACGGACTTCACGGCGGCCACGGCGGAGGGCGTGGTGCGGGAATTGGAGCGGGACGGCGCGGCGGGGGGCTTCCCGCTCGACGCGGGCCACGCCACGCGGCGGCTGCTCGACTCGGGGTTGCTCGTCTCCCACCGGCAGGAGGGCCTGAGCTTCCGCAACGAGCTGCTGCGCGAGGCGGTGGCGGCCACGCTGCCCGCGGCCGAGCGGCTGCGCATCCACCACGCCGCGTACCGCTACTTCCTGGGCCCCGCGGGCGCCAGCGAGCGGCAGCGGCTGCCAAGGCTGGCGCTGCACGCGGCCGCCGCGAACCTGCGCGAGGAGGCCGCGGCGCTGTCCATCGACCTGGCGGAGTCCGCGCGCGGCCGCCACGCGTTCCTCGACGCGGAGGCCATGTACACGCGCGCCCTGGAGCTGCTGGAGCCCACGGACGAGCTGCGGTGCCTGACGGCGCTGCGCGGGCGCGGGCTGATGCGCATCCGCATCGGCCGGTACGACGACTCGCTGGCGGACTTCGCGGACGCGCGCGAGCGGGCCGCGCGCATGGGCGACACGCGCACCCGGGTCGAGGTGCTGCTGGACGAGGCCATGGCGCTCGACTGGGTGAACGACTATCCGCGCAGCGAGGCCCGCGCGCTGGAGGCCCAGGCCCTGGCGTCGCAGGTGGACTCGCCCTACGTGCAGGTGCGGCTGCTGCTCGCGCTGGGGCGCGCGCTGTTCCGCAAGGGCGACTGGCAGGAGGCCCGCGCGCCGCTGGAGGCCGCGGCCGAGCGCGCCCGGCGCCTGGGGGACGCGGGCTACGAGACGCAGGTGGTGGCGCAGCTGCTGCTCGCCGTCATCCTCCCCAACCTGGGCGACATCGACGAGACGGCGCGGGTGCTGGCGGAGGTGGTGGAGGCGTGCACGGACCGTGGAGACTTGTTCCACCTGGGCAGCGCCATCAACAACCGCCGCAACCTGTGGGTGGCGCGCAAGGACCTGGCCAGCGCGCTGAAGGACCAGGAGCGCTTCATGCACCTGGGGCGCGAGCTGGGCATGGTGGGCTGGGAGTACTTCGCCGAGCACAACCTGGGCGAGCTGCACTACCAGGCGGGCGACGTGGACGCCGCCGCGCCGCACATCGCCCGGGCCATCGCGCTGGAGCGGCGGCACCCGGAGGTGGCGCCCCGCCCGTGGGCCCTGCTGCTGCAGGCGCGCACCATGGCCTGGACGGGGCGGCAGACGCGGGCGCGCGAGCTGCTCGCGCAGGTGCGGCAGGTGCTGGCGGAGGGGCGCACCGGGGCGGAGCTGAGCCCGTCGGAGGAGGTGCTCTTCGCCATGGTGGAGCTGGCCACGCGCGACTCCTCGGAGGAGGCGTGGGAGGCGCTGCGCGAGCGGTCGGCGCAGGTGTCGGTGGAGCAGGAGCCGCTCGAGGTGCTGGAGATGATGGGCCTGGCGGCGCTGCGCCGCGGGGACCGCGACACGGCCCGCCGCGTCCTGGAGGAGACGCTGGCGCGCGCCGCGCTGCTGCCCAACCTCATGGAGGGCCGCATCCGCCGCTCGCTGGCGCGGGCGTGGGACACCACGCCGACGGCGTGA